DNA sequence from the Deltaproteobacteria bacterium genome:
CCATGGAAAAACTCCTTACCCTATCCTCCATGGAGGATAGGCAGAAGGCACAGGTAAAGGGGCAGCCCCGGGAGGTTTCATAATAGATAAGGGGCTTGCTCATATTAACAAGACCGGCCCTGAAGGGTGAAGGGATGTGGTCAAGGTCATCCATAAGCAGGGGAGGGGCGCTTTTTATTTTATTGCCTGCCCCTTGTGCCTCTATACCGGGAACGTTGCCGGCAGGCGAACCTTGGGACAAGGCGCGAAGGAGGAGAGAAAAACCCTGCTCACCCTCACCCTTTACGACAAAATCAATGGCGCTGTTATCCCTCAAAATCTTTTCACTGTCAAAAGAAACCTCCGGTCCGCCCAGTACGATGAGTGCGGTTTTATTATTCTTCTTTAGCTCCTTTGCCAGTGACAGAACAGCTTTTATATTCCAGATGTAACAGGAAAAAGCAATTACGTCGGCCCCTTCACGGGCTATTCGGGAAAGCACTTCCGATCTTTCTTCATTGATAGTAAATTCCCGGATAAGGGGATTGACCTTTTCAATGTGACGGCACGCAGCAGCAAGGCAGGGCAGGGCCAGCGAAGAATGAATATAACGTGAATGAAGTGTTGTAAGGAGGACTTTCATGAAAATGGGAACCAGTTTTTCTAGAAAGATAAGAAAGGATCAAATAATCTCGACCTTTTCACCGAGAAATTTGGGAGATCTGTTAATAATCCATATGTCGAGCCCTGCCTTTATCCTGGCCAGGAGTTCACGCATAAAGATTTTGATCTTGCCTTTGTGCTCGATATAGGGTGTTGCATAGGCAATGGCTTCTATGTTCCTGCTTCGTGCAATGAAGAGGGCCCGTTCGCAGTGGAATTCCTGGGAAATAATAATAAATTCATCAAGGCTGAATACTTTTTTTGCCCGGATAACCGAGTCGAGTGTACTAAAGCCCGCATAGTCAAGATGGATATCCTCTTCTTTTACTCCGAGATTTACCAGGTCCTTTTGCATTGTAATGGGCTCATTATAATATTTAGTCGAATTGTCTCCACTGACAAGTATTTTTTTTATCTTGCCGTCCTTATAAAGAGCGCTGGCGGCTTTTAGCCGTGACGTATAATAGAGATTGAGCCGACCATGAAAAGACCTGGATGTTCCCAGCACAAGCGCAACGTCCTTGCGGGGAACTTCTTTCGTATTGTTATAAATAAACCGGTCATAATTCCTTGCAATAATAATATTTGTAATGGCGGAGAAAGCCATAAGAGAAAGAAAAAGGAGAACGATTATGGTTCTCAGTTTTTTCCTGAATTTTCTGTTGTTATCATACATAAAGCAAGGTCGGAAAGGAAGCGCTCCTTAAAATAAGATTATATGACAAGTATACAGCCGGTATATGTTGCAACTCAATCTTTCTTTTTGTGGAGACAGGTAAAATAGCAATGATGAAGCAGGGGACAAAAGGGCAAAATGAAGCATCCCGTTTTTTTATATTCCCCCTCATCAGGCTGTGGTTCCCGGCAGAGGAACTCCCATGCCGATAGCTTATCAGCGGTCTTCTTTGCCCGAAGGCGCCTTAAACGAAGCCGATGGAGGAAGCCCTGGCGGGTTCTAAAGAGATTTTAAATTAAACCTGTTGGACTCAGTCCGGCAGGCTCCCGGAAGGGATATATTATGAGAATACTCTCCATACAAAAGACGATCAGCTTTTTCGCTTTTTCTCGCCTTCTTTCTTTTTGTCACTCCCCTGCGATATCACTTTCGGCTTGATCTTTTCCCATATGCCGTTAGTGCTGAAGCAGTGCCAGCCCCATTTTAGCCACCCGATCATGGCGGAGGCGATCCAGAGTGACCAGGCAAGCATAAGAAAGCGGTAGACCGGGAGGGGAACGGAGATTGCCGATGCTGTGGGCAGGAGGCTGGCGCACCTGTCCTGGAACCAGTTAAGGGTGTACGCATGTGAGCCGTTTCCGGCAATGTGCATCTCCGGCCGACCGAGCAGCCCCTGACTGATCCCCTCGAAGAGGGTGGCGAGCGCCGCAATCGTCAGGACGACAAGTCCGGCCTGGATCGAATTGAAAGCCGCTTTGGATAGGCCCGGTTTGATCCTCGCGCGCAGACCGAGCGCCAGAAACCAGGCAACGATGATGGCTGCCATCTCCACCTCAAGCTGGCTCAGCCCCACGCCGAGAAGCATCCATTGGCGGGCCCTTAGGGGGGTAATACGGATCTGGCCCAAACCTGCTGCAACAAGGAAAATGACAAGGAGCAGTCCCCAAAAGAGTACGGCAGGTCCCATGGCCGGCCCTTTGGTAAAGAGAATCCAGCGGTCACCGGGCATCTTGATCACTGTCCTCCCGTTGACACTGTCCGTTCCCAGATCTA
Encoded proteins:
- a CDS encoding YdcF family protein, encoding MYDNNRKFRKKLRTIIVLLFLSLMAFSAITNIIIARNYDRFIYNNTKEVPRKDVALVLGTSRSFHGRLNLYYTSRLKAASALYKDGKIKKILVSGDNSTKYYNEPITMQKDLVNLGVKEEDIHLDYAGFSTLDSVIRAKKVFSLDEFIIISQEFHCERALFIARSRNIEAIAYATPYIEHKGKIKIFMRELLARIKAGLDIWIINRSPKFLGEKVEII